In Eubacteriales bacterium, a single window of DNA contains:
- the trxB gene encoding thioredoxin-disulfide reductase: MLDIIIAGAGPAGLTSAIYAARAGLKVVVIERAFPGGQAGKTHFIENYPGFENGITGFDFAMSLTNQAQKFGVNITYEEIESFDLLGKEKIVKTAENEYKAKAIILAMGASPRTLGLPGEKELTGKGVSYCATCDGAFFKGQKVAVIGGGDTAGEDAMYLSTICDTVYLVHRRDEYRMQYHLSKKISEKQNIVPVLSSIPLSFEGEDKLKGLVVENVKDKKTTTLELSGAFVAVGVAPISDKIKDQVELEKGYIIADQNMSTNVPGVFAAGDIVKKPLRQIVTAVSDGAIAVYSATNYIMENF; this comes from the coding sequence ATGCTTGATATTATTATTGCCGGTGCAGGGCCGGCAGGGCTGACAAGTGCCATATACGCTGCGCGTGCCGGATTAAAAGTAGTTGTTATTGAGCGCGCTTTTCCGGGAGGGCAGGCAGGGAAGACTCATTTTATAGAGAACTATCCTGGCTTTGAAAATGGTATAACGGGCTTTGATTTTGCAATGTCTTTGACAAACCAGGCCCAGAAATTCGGAGTTAATATAACTTATGAGGAAATAGAATCTTTTGACCTTTTAGGCAAAGAAAAAATAGTAAAAACGGCTGAAAATGAATATAAGGCAAAAGCGATTATACTGGCTATGGGTGCAAGCCCAAGAACGCTGGGGCTGCCGGGGGAAAAAGAGCTTACCGGTAAAGGTGTCTCTTATTGTGCCACATGCGACGGGGCTTTTTTCAAAGGCCAAAAAGTTGCAGTAATCGGCGGAGGGGATACTGCCGGAGAAGATGCAATGTATCTATCTACAATATGTGATACTGTTTACTTAGTGCACAGGAGAGATGAGTACAGGATGCAGTACCATCTTTCAAAGAAGATATCTGAGAAGCAAAATATAGTTCCTGTTTTATCATCTATCCCGTTATCCTTTGAAGGCGAGGATAAACTTAAAGGGTTAGTTGTAGAAAACGTTAAGGATAAAAAGACTACAACACTTGAGCTGTCCGGTGCATTCGTTGCAGTTGGGGTGGCACCTATAAGCGATAAGATAAAAGACCAGGTTGAGCTTGAAAAGGGATACATAATAGCAGATCAGAACATGAGCACAAACGTACCCGGAGTGTTCGCAGCAGGTGATATAGTTAAAAAACCTCTGCGGCAGATTGTAACAGC